Proteins encoded in a region of the Desulfovibrio desulfuricans genome:
- a CDS encoding DMSO/selenate family reductase complex A subunit, whose translation MKKYSDSTPPLLAHREVTRREVLKWCTALGGASLLPLGGGLPLGLARAATQPPYGAGEQCFYSGCVVNCGSQCTLRAFVKDGRVTRVETDNSDDGPNNRAIRACLRGRSMRKYTYSPDRIKYPMRRVPGAKRGEGKFERISWDEALDTVAKEWVRVLNTYGPESIHRMYGSGTTSSGMTRRNEFFRLANMLGGHLDEYGTYSTAQISAAIPYLYGINAGNTINDMANSKLIVMFGCNILETRQSGGGLSYELFEARKKGNARIIMVDPRYSDSMAKLGDEWVPIRPGSDGALIAAIAYVLMNEGLVDQQFVDTHCLGFDEEHMPEGVPAGNSYRAYIMGEGPDKTVKTPQWAETITGYPAEKIIRLAREIGSTKPCCVIQGWGPQRHANGDTMSRSIAMLAILTGNVGIAGGGSGSAESVSQIGFPRMPEGTNPVKTRISFYTWVNAIDDYTQVTAKKMGLRNKEKLDHGIKFLWNSSGNALINQHSDINGTRKILEDESKCECIVVVENRMTASAKFADILLPSVTPLEQDDIIQQGYQVDQSSLLIARKAIEPLFETRSQYDICAALSEKIGKLLGQPDLAAKYTEGRSQLDWVKLLYAQARAKKSELPESFDEASKIGLFKWFPMPQKVAFKAFRDDPAANPLKTPSGKIEIFSKRLWDLNQTWELPEGDAIYAIPVHEKTWEGPCDYEGMKKHPFQLIGHHYKGRAHSSYANIPWLEQVARSSSG comes from the coding sequence ATGAAAAAATATTCCGACTCCACCCCGCCTTTGCTCGCGCACAGGGAAGTGACCCGGCGCGAGGTTCTCAAGTGGTGTACCGCGCTTGGCGGCGCATCCCTTTTGCCATTGGGCGGTGGTTTGCCCCTTGGCCTGGCCCGTGCAGCCACCCAGCCGCCGTATGGCGCGGGCGAGCAGTGCTTTTACTCCGGCTGCGTGGTGAACTGCGGTTCGCAGTGTACGCTGCGCGCCTTTGTCAAAGATGGACGCGTTACGCGCGTTGAAACCGACAATTCCGATGACGGCCCCAACAACAGGGCCATCCGCGCCTGCCTGCGCGGGCGCTCCATGCGCAAATACACCTATTCCCCTGACCGCATTAAGTACCCCATGCGGCGCGTACCCGGCGCCAAGCGCGGCGAGGGGAAATTTGAGCGCATTTCATGGGACGAAGCGCTGGACACGGTAGCCAAGGAATGGGTACGCGTACTGAACACCTACGGGCCGGAGTCCATCCACCGCATGTATGGCTCGGGCACAACGTCCAGCGGCATGACGCGCCGCAACGAATTTTTCAGGCTTGCCAATATGCTTGGCGGGCATCTGGACGAATACGGCACATACAGCACGGCCCAGATTTCAGCCGCTATTCCGTATCTCTACGGAATCAATGCGGGCAATACCATCAATGACATGGCTAACTCAAAGCTCATTGTCATGTTTGGCTGCAACATTCTTGAAACCCGCCAGAGCGGCGGCGGCCTTTCTTATGAGCTGTTTGAAGCCAGAAAAAAAGGCAATGCCCGCATCATCATGGTTGATCCCCGGTATTCGGATTCCATGGCCAAGCTGGGGGACGAATGGGTGCCCATCCGCCCCGGTTCTGACGGTGCGCTTATCGCGGCCATTGCCTATGTGCTCATGAACGAAGGGCTGGTTGACCAGCAGTTTGTGGACACCCACTGCCTTGGTTTTGACGAGGAGCACATGCCCGAGGGCGTGCCCGCAGGCAACAGCTACCGCGCGTACATCATGGGCGAAGGCCCGGATAAAACGGTGAAAACGCCGCAATGGGCGGAAACCATCACCGGGTATCCGGCGGAAAAGATCATCCGCCTTGCCCGCGAGATCGGCTCCACCAAGCCCTGCTGCGTCATTCAGGGTTGGGGGCCGCAGCGCCACGCCAACGGCGACACCATGTCCCGTTCCATTGCCATGCTTGCCATCCTTACCGGCAACGTGGGCATTGCCGGGGGCGGTTCCGGCAGCGCGGAAAGCGTGAGCCAGATTGGTTTTCCGCGCATGCCCGAAGGCACTAATCCGGTCAAGACGCGCATTTCTTTCTACACATGGGTCAACGCCATTGACGACTACACCCAGGTGACGGCCAAAAAGATGGGCCTGCGCAACAAGGAAAAGCTGGATCACGGCATCAAGTTCTTGTGGAACAGCTCTGGCAATGCCCTCATCAACCAGCATTCGGACATCAATGGCACCCGCAAGATTCTTGAAGATGAAAGCAAGTGCGAGTGCATTGTGGTGGTGGAAAACCGCATGACGGCTTCGGCAAAATTTGCGGATATCCTCCTGCCTTCCGTGACGCCGCTGGAACAGGACGACATCATCCAACAGGGCTATCAGGTGGATCAGAGCTCCCTGCTCATTGCCCGCAAGGCCATTGAACCTCTGTTCGAGACCCGGTCGCAGTATGATATCTGCGCGGCCCTGAGCGAAAAAATCGGCAAGCTTCTGGGCCAGCCCGATCTGGCGGCAAAATATACCGAGGGCCGCAGCCAGCTTGACTGGGTGAAGCTCCTGTACGCCCAGGCACGCGCCAAAAAGTCGGAACTGCCGGAATCCTTTGATGAAGCTTCAAAGATCGGCCTGTTCAAGTGGTTCCCCATGCCGCAAAAGGTTGCCTTCAAGGCTTTTCGCGACGATCCGGCGGCCAATCCGCTCAAGACGCCTTCGGGCAAGATCGAAATATTTTCCAAGCGCCTGTGGGATTTGAACCAGACTTGGGAACTGCCCGAGGGCGATGCTATTTACGCCATACCCGTGCATGAGAAAACATGGGAAGGCCCGTGCGATTACGAGGGAATGAAAAAGCATCCCTTCCAGCTTATCGGCCACCACTACAAGGGGCGCGCGCATTCAAGCTATGCCAACATCCCCTGGCTTGAGCAGGTTGCCCGCAGCAGCTCTGGATGA
- a CDS encoding molybdopterin dinucleotide binding domain-containing protein, with product MNEADAAQRGIRHDDMVKVFNDRGAVVVRVKVTPRIMPGVLSLPQGAWYTPDKNGVDQGGCINTLTKTHMTPLAKGNPQHTNLVDVVKI from the coding sequence ATGAACGAGGCCGATGCGGCGCAGCGCGGCATCAGGCACGATGACATGGTCAAGGTTTTTAACGACCGCGGCGCTGTGGTCGTGCGGGTCAAGGTGACGCCGCGCATCATGCCCGGTGTGCTCAGCCTGCCGCAGGGCGCATGGTACACCCCGGACAAAAACGGCGTGGATCAGGGCGGGTGCATCAACACCCTGACAAAAACGCACATGACCCCCTTGGCCAAGGGCAATCCGCAGCACACCAATCTTGTGGATGTGGTTAAAATCTAG
- a CDS encoding DMSO/selenate family reductase complex B subunit, with translation MKQPAFYIDMTACTGCKTCMVACIDGHDLPQGVMWRRVAEYTGGKWVRRANGTYDQNVFSYYTSVSCNHCQNPVCVKVCPTTAMHKDEQGIVSVDPDKCVGCRYCEWNCPYSAPQYNKQSGRMTKCDFCKDRLAAGLKPLCVEACPMRAIHFGEYEDLKKQFGDAVHVAPLPEQSVTSPCLVITPPHNAQPVGSNMGSIRNPEEM, from the coding sequence GTGAAACAGCCGGCTTTTTATATAGATATGACAGCCTGTACGGGCTGCAAGACATGCATGGTGGCCTGCATAGACGGCCATGACCTGCCCCAGGGCGTCATGTGGCGGCGCGTGGCGGAGTACACGGGCGGCAAGTGGGTGCGCCGTGCCAACGGCACGTATGACCAGAACGTGTTTTCCTACTACACGTCCGTCAGTTGCAACCACTGCCAGAACCCCGTGTGCGTGAAGGTTTGCCCCACCACGGCCATGCACAAGGACGAGCAGGGCATTGTGAGCGTGGACCCCGACAAGTGCGTGGGGTGCCGCTATTGCGAGTGGAACTGCCCTTATTCCGCCCCTCAGTATAACAAGCAGTCGGGCAGAATGACCAAGTGCGATTTCTGCAAGGACAGGCTGGCAGCCGGTCTCAAACCCCTGTGCGTGGAAGCCTGCCCCATGCGGGCCATCCACTTTGGCGAATATGAAGACCTGAAAAAGCAGTTCGGCGATGCCGTGCATGTGGCTCCGCTGCCGGAACAGAGCGTGACCTCCCCCTGTCTTGTGATTACGCCGCCCCACAATGCGCAGCCAGTGGGCAGCAACATGGGCAGCATCCGTAATCCGGAGGAGATGTAG
- a CDS encoding dimethyl sulfoxide reductase anchor subunit family protein encodes MEYLQEFPLVFFTLLVQMAVGMVLVGKCVLGNEADRALREGVRRQNVAALLLFAVAVIISFVHLGTPLHAPFTLLHVTQSWLSREILMIGLMGLALLWLVLVGRKKHAVDGEKKAMIVAGLCGIALLFVMSCVYNQSTMPGWSNWSVFTAFLASMCLLGGSWHGVVLSLRKEGAPVRALGPCLVWAILGLVLMAVSLPLAMPEQSAFVNPVSRLLPPACIAWSHGLHALASGLGVVLLALAAARGMQGKGFRPALTVPAFLLIVLGEVFGRLVFYLSYSRLGM; translated from the coding sequence ATGGAGTATCTTCAGGAATTTCCGCTGGTATTCTTTACCTTGCTGGTGCAGATGGCCGTAGGCATGGTGCTGGTGGGCAAGTGCGTGCTTGGCAACGAAGCCGACCGCGCACTGCGCGAAGGTGTGCGGCGGCAGAATGTGGCGGCGCTGCTTCTGTTTGCCGTGGCCGTGATCATCAGTTTTGTGCATCTGGGTACGCCCCTGCATGCGCCCTTTACCCTGCTGCACGTGACGCAGTCGTGGCTCAGCCGCGAAATCCTCATGATCGGCCTTATGGGTCTTGCCCTGTTGTGGCTGGTGCTGGTTGGGCGCAAAAAGCATGCGGTGGATGGCGAGAAAAAAGCCATGATCGTGGCGGGCCTGTGCGGTATTGCGCTGCTGTTCGTCATGAGCTGTGTTTACAATCAGTCCACAATGCCCGGCTGGAGCAACTGGAGCGTTTTTACGGCTTTTCTTGCTTCCATGTGCCTGCTTGGCGGATCCTGGCATGGTGTGGTGCTGAGCCTGCGCAAGGAAGGCGCACCCGTGCGCGCACTGGGCCCCTGCCTTGTGTGGGCGATACTGGGCCTTGTGCTTATGGCCGTGAGCCTGCCGCTGGCCATGCCCGAGCAGTCTGCCTTCGTCAATCCGGTTTCCCGTCTGCTGCCTCCGGCGTGCATTGCATGGTCGCACGGCTTGCACGCCCTGGCATCTGGTCTGGGCGTTGTGCTGCTGGCACTGGCTGCGGCCCGTGGCATGCAGGGCAAAGGATTTCGCCCGGCTCTGACGGTTCCCGCATTTCTCCTGATTGTTCTGGGCGAAGTGTTCGGGCGGCTTGTGTTCTATCTTTCATATTCACGCCTGGGCATGTAG
- a CDS encoding TorD/DmsD family molecular chaperone translates to MEQEKLTQYVVALQFCSRIFQNSPDEDLLRGVIGGGLLQGFGAWACFRPSELAEKLWNGVLDPKGHAAALAAAYPAEAAQDSCRALYLDLHMDHLALFSGPQPAAAPWESVWREKDRLLFGRRTQEVRDCYREWGLAAERDGHEPEDHLGLELAFILFLVQNMGGAVASSQGQSPKAALAAFMDGHILAWAGDCLKKTSECASTVFYREMSALCCLLLGNVRALVQE, encoded by the coding sequence ATGGAACAGGAAAAGTTGACGCAATATGTTGTGGCCTTGCAGTTCTGCAGCCGCATTTTCCAGAACTCGCCGGATGAAGACCTGCTGCGCGGCGTCATTGGCGGCGGGCTTTTGCAAGGATTTGGCGCTTGGGCCTGTTTCAGGCCTTCAGAACTGGCTGAAAAGCTGTGGAATGGGGTTCTTGATCCAAAGGGCCACGCTGCCGCCCTTGCGGCAGCCTATCCGGCAGAGGCGGCGCAGGATTCCTGCCGCGCATTGTATCTGGATCTGCACATGGATCATCTGGCCCTGTTTTCCGGGCCGCAGCCTGCCGCTGCGCCGTGGGAATCCGTGTGGCGGGAGAAGGATCGCCTGCTTTTTGGCCGCAGAACGCAGGAAGTGCGCGACTGCTACAGGGAGTGGGGCCTAGCCGCAGAACGGGACGGGCACGAGCCCGAGGACCATCTGGGGCTGGAACTGGCCTTCATTCTTTTTCTTGTGCAGAACATGGGCGGGGCCGTTGCCTCAAGCCAGGGGCAATCCCCGAAGGCGGCATTGGCGGCTTTTATGGACGGGCACATTCTGGCCTGGGCCGGAGACTGCCTGAAGAAAACTTCGGAATGCGCCAGTACTGTGTTTTACCGCGAAATGTCGGCTCTTTGTTGCCTGCTGCTCGGAAACGTGCGGGCACTCGTTCAGGAATAG
- a CDS encoding efflux RND transporter periplasmic adaptor subunit, whose translation MKPALNPLPPLLLFFLLALGACSQDDSKKNAVPSAPVRVEAVTRADVPRLLHAVGNVRASASVGVKPRVTGEIQQVHFTEGQDVREGDPLITIDPRPFEAALREKKGQLAKSQAQLAKAQDDMGRYGKLVGSGYVSRDAYEKTVTDAAALRATVQSDKAAVESAALDLSYCTVAAPISGRVGALNVDKGNMVKSADATVIVSIDTLSPIYVGFSVPEVHLPVIIEQMAQTTVPVSATPAGGAPEKGLLTLVDNTVDTRTGTIRLRATFENSQRRLWPGQFVQVELPLGMAAGALTVPTRAVQSGREESYVYVVDKDSRASYRKVRPLFEYADRTVVDGEVAEGDKIVVDGQVRLAPGLMVKTMD comes from the coding sequence ATGAAACCAGCCCTGAATCCCCTGCCTCCTCTCCTGCTTTTTTTTCTGCTTGCCCTTGGGGCATGTTCGCAGGACGACAGCAAAAAAAACGCTGTACCGTCTGCCCCGGTGCGGGTTGAAGCCGTTACACGGGCTGATGTGCCGCGCCTGCTGCATGCTGTGGGCAATGTGCGGGCTTCTGCCTCTGTGGGCGTAAAGCCCCGCGTAACGGGCGAGATTCAGCAGGTTCACTTTACCGAAGGTCAGGATGTGCGCGAAGGCGACCCGCTTATCACCATTGACCCCCGCCCTTTTGAGGCGGCGCTGCGCGAAAAGAAGGGGCAACTTGCCAAATCCCAGGCGCAGCTTGCCAAAGCCCAGGACGACATGGGCCGTTACGGCAAACTGGTGGGCAGCGGCTACGTAAGCCGCGATGCCTATGAAAAAACCGTGACCGATGCGGCGGCCCTGCGCGCCACGGTGCAGTCTGACAAGGCAGCCGTGGAAAGCGCCGCCCTTGATCTCAGCTACTGCACGGTGGCGGCTCCCATCAGCGGACGCGTTGGCGCACTCAATGTGGACAAGGGCAACATGGTCAAATCGGCTGACGCCACGGTTATTGTCAGCATAGACACGCTTTCGCCCATTTATGTGGGCTTTTCTGTGCCAGAGGTGCATCTGCCTGTCATTATAGAACAGATGGCGCAAACAACGGTGCCGGTTTCCGCAACTCCTGCCGGGGGCGCGCCGGAAAAAGGCCTTCTCACCCTTGTGGACAATACGGTAGACACGCGCACCGGAACCATCCGGCTGCGCGCCACCTTTGAAAACAGCCAGCGCCGCCTGTGGCCGGGGCAGTTTGTGCAGGTGGAGCTGCCGCTGGGCATGGCCGCCGGGGCGCTGACCGTGCCCACACGTGCCGTGCAGTCTGGCCGGGAAGAATCCTACGTGTATGTGGTGGATAAGGACAGCCGGGCCAGCTATCGCAAGGTGAGGCCGCTGTTTGAATACGCTGACCGCACGGTTGTGGACGGCGAGGTGGCCGAGGGCGACAAAATTGTGGTGGATGGTCAGGTGCGGCTGGCTCCGGGCCTGATGGTCAAGACCATGGACTGA
- the speA gene encoding biosynthetic arginine decarboxylase encodes MAKNRALQQWRVEDSIELYGIRNWGAGYFDVSDAGEVVICPQGPKGPQVSIPEVIAGLKERGYDMPVLLRVENILDSRIANIHESFRKAIKSLNYTGSYRGVFPIKVNQQQQVVEKIAQFGSTYHHGLEVGSKAELIAAVSLMRDREACIVCNGYKDEEFIDLGLQALRLGFNVLFVLEMPSELEVVLERSKALGVRPNIGVRAKLAVKASGHWTDSGGERSTFGLSPAQIVDVVDTLKANDMLDCFKLLHYHLGSQVSNIRDIRTGVMEGARLYVGLVQEGAPMGYLDLGGGLAVDYDGSHTNYVSSRNYTLDEYSADIVEAIMSILDEQKIPHPHIITESGRATVAYYSVLLFNVLDVSMVEEVQLPDTLPEGTPEPVLNLRETLANITLRNLQECYNDAIYYRDEMRQLFSTGRVNLRQRTLAERFFWAIIMRIAQEKTRLKTIPRDLADIDVSLADIYYGNFSVFQSLPDSWAIDQLFPVMPVHRLKEFPSRQGIISDITCDSDGRIDHFIDPQGMKPTLDLHPLRDGEEYYLGVFLVGAYQETLGDLHNLMGDTNVVSIRVRDDGNYEYVREIRGDSVADILSYVEYEPRRILEDLRSTAEQAVRQGRISPSDRFAIMQVFEDGLRGYTYFER; translated from the coding sequence TTGGCAAAAAACCGCGCATTGCAGCAGTGGCGGGTGGAGGATTCCATCGAACTGTACGGCATCCGTAATTGGGGTGCCGGGTATTTTGACGTGTCGGATGCGGGCGAAGTTGTGATTTGTCCGCAGGGGCCCAAGGGGCCGCAGGTTTCGATACCGGAAGTTATCGCCGGGCTGAAAGAGCGCGGGTATGATATGCCCGTGCTGTTGCGCGTGGAGAACATTCTGGATTCGCGCATTGCCAATATCCACGAATCATTCCGCAAGGCTATCAAAAGTCTGAATTATACCGGTTCGTACCGTGGCGTTTTTCCCATCAAGGTCAACCAGCAGCAGCAGGTTGTGGAAAAAATAGCCCAGTTCGGCTCCACCTACCATCACGGCCTGGAGGTCGGCTCCAAGGCGGAACTCATTGCCGCCGTGTCGCTCATGCGCGACCGCGAGGCCTGCATTGTTTGCAACGGCTACAAGGACGAAGAATTTATCGACCTTGGCCTTCAGGCTCTGCGCCTTGGCTTTAACGTGCTCTTTGTTCTCGAAATGCCCAGTGAGCTGGAAGTTGTGCTTGAGCGCAGCAAGGCTCTCGGCGTGCGGCCAAACATCGGCGTACGCGCCAAGCTGGCCGTCAAGGCCAGCGGCCACTGGACGGATTCCGGCGGCGAACGCTCCACCTTTGGCCTTTCGCCCGCACAGATCGTGGACGTTGTGGACACGCTCAAGGCCAACGACATGCTCGACTGCTTCAAGCTGCTGCACTACCACCTCGGGTCGCAGGTTTCCAATATTCGCGACATCCGTACCGGAGTCATGGAAGGCGCGCGTCTTTACGTGGGCCTCGTGCAGGAAGGCGCGCCCATGGGCTACCTCGACCTTGGCGGCGGTCTGGCTGTGGACTATGACGGTTCGCACACCAACTATGTTTCGTCGCGCAACTATACGCTCGACGAGTACAGCGCTGACATTGTCGAAGCCATCATGAGCATTCTTGATGAGCAGAAAATCCCGCATCCGCACATCATTACGGAATCTGGCCGCGCCACAGTGGCCTACTATTCCGTGCTGCTCTTTAACGTGCTTGATGTGAGCATGGTGGAAGAAGTGCAGTTGCCCGACACCCTGCCCGAGGGCACGCCGGAGCCGGTGCTGAACCTGCGCGAAACCCTTGCCAACATCACCCTGCGCAATTTGCAGGAGTGCTATAACGACGCCATTTACTACCGGGACGAGATGCGTCAGCTTTTCTCCACCGGGCGGGTGAATCTGCGTCAGCGCACCTTGGCCGAGCGGTTTTTCTGGGCCATCATCATGCGCATTGCTCAGGAAAAAACCCGGCTCAAGACGATACCCCGCGATCTTGCGGACATCGACGTGAGCCTTGCCGATATCTATTACGGCAACTTCAGTGTATTCCAGTCCTTGCCTGACTCCTGGGCCATTGACCAGCTGTTCCCGGTGATGCCCGTGCACCGGCTCAAGGAATTTCCTTCGCGACAGGGCATTATTTCTGACATTACCTGCGATTCTGATGGCCGGATTGACCATTTTATTGACCCGCAGGGCATGAAGCCCACCCTTGATCTGCACCCCCTGCGTGACGGCGAGGAGTACTACCTTGGCGTGTTCCTGGTGGGTGCGTATCAGGAAACCCTGGGCGATCTGCATAACCTCATGGGCGACACCAACGTTGTTTCCATCAGGGTGCGGGATGACGGTAATTATGAGTATGTGCGCGAAATCAGGGGTGACTCTGTGGCGGATATTCTGAGCTATGTGGAATATGAGCCGCGCCGCATTCTGGAAGATCTGCGCAGTACGGCGGAGCAGGCTGTGCGGCAGGGGCGGATTTCGCCCAGCGACCGGTTTGCCATTATGCAGGTTTTTGAGGACGGTTTGCGCGGGTACACCTATTTTGAACGGTAA
- a CDS encoding GntR family transcriptional regulator yields MSTIASIADIVYRKIKKQIFTKKLLLGQKLLDSELADEFKVSKTPVREAFLRLKSEGLLEIRPRSGTFVFRFSKDDLFSLVQARIYVEVGALRCAYAADPTRLAAAMENSVSLAKTYLEKEIFSEYLSMDKDFHAIILSHSRNVYLETYYNIIFDKITILRSYLSLTKDFIENSVEGHHIISEHIANDMVDAACTRLQTHIANTFNEDFLAFLNKLTPNNT; encoded by the coding sequence ATGTCCACCATCGCTTCTATTGCAGACATCGTTTACCGAAAAATTAAAAAACAGATTTTCACCAAAAAACTTCTGTTGGGGCAAAAGCTGCTTGATTCAGAGTTGGCCGATGAATTCAAGGTTTCAAAAACTCCAGTTAGAGAAGCCTTTCTGCGCCTGAAAAGCGAAGGACTGCTGGAAATCCGTCCGCGCAGCGGCACGTTTGTCTTCCGCTTTTCCAAAGACGATCTTTTTTCGCTCGTGCAGGCGCGCATCTATGTGGAAGTGGGAGCCTTGCGGTGCGCGTACGCTGCCGACCCCACACGGCTTGCAGCAGCAATGGAAAACAGCGTTTCCCTGGCGAAAACATATCTTGAAAAAGAAATTTTTAGTGAATATCTGTCCATGGATAAAGATTTCCACGCCATCATACTTTCCCATTCAAGAAATGTTTATCTTGAAACATATTACAATATCATTTTCGACAAAATTACCATTCTCCGCTCTTACCTCTCACTGACAAAAGACTTTATTGAAAACTCCGTGGAAGGACACCACATTATAAGCGAACACATCGCAAATGATATGGTGGATGCCGCCTGCACGCGTCTTCAGACCCATATAGCCAACACATTCAACGAAGACTTTCTTGCTTTTCTTAACAAACTTACTCCCAACAATACGTAA
- a CDS encoding MFS transporter — protein MVSFFHRMAISVVKEPLMEQFSLSLSDFGMLASMYFYAYCLAQIPCGIMVDSIGVRRTAAISVTLAGVATIAFGCTTSPTALYISRFAVGLGVASSFVCVMKAQSQWFREREFSTLAGVCLFVGNLGSICAQAPLGMFVAVCSMRTAFLAIGCGTLVLALLCLLFVRNKPEDIGLSTAVSSGTDTPSIPLRRSLISILKNRHLLAIDIFYFFVGSQLLGFAGAWSISFLRDSYGIHLAVASKLASVQLLAFMLGSLVLGYASDHYGKRKIFITAPFLVVCLVWFFLAFGGADASLAAGVTLLGVAGFFSGAFSVMMTLCKEVSPRELTGTSIAMLNTFGFLGIAISTPLYGKLVEIYSVETSNHHAALLLLAGMNLAGCVCSFFFRESGGENLQ, from the coding sequence ATGGTGAGTTTTTTCCACAGGATGGCTATTTCCGTGGTCAAAGAGCCACTCATGGAACAGTTCAGTCTGAGCCTTAGCGACTTCGGCATGCTGGCCTCCATGTACTTTTACGCATACTGTCTGGCGCAGATTCCCTGCGGCATCATGGTCGACTCCATCGGCGTACGCCGCACGGCGGCGATTTCGGTTACTCTTGCGGGCGTGGCGACCATCGCCTTTGGCTGTACGACTTCCCCAACGGCCCTTTACATCAGCAGGTTTGCCGTGGGGCTTGGCGTTGCGTCCAGCTTTGTCTGCGTGATGAAGGCACAGTCACAATGGTTTCGCGAACGGGAATTCAGCACACTGGCGGGAGTATGCCTATTCGTAGGCAACTTGGGCAGCATCTGCGCCCAAGCACCTCTGGGCATGTTTGTAGCCGTATGCAGCATGCGTACAGCCTTTTTGGCCATCGGCTGCGGCACACTGGTTCTTGCATTGCTCTGCCTGCTGTTTGTGCGCAACAAACCCGAGGATATCGGCCTCAGTACCGCTGTCTCCAGCGGTACTGACACGCCATCCATACCTCTGCGGCGGTCGCTCATTTCGATTCTAAAAAACCGCCATCTACTTGCTATTGATATCTTCTATTTTTTTGTCGGCAGTCAGCTGCTCGGCTTTGCCGGTGCATGGAGCATTTCCTTCCTGCGCGACAGTTACGGCATCCACCTTGCTGTGGCTTCAAAGTTGGCCTCAGTGCAGCTTCTGGCCTTCATGCTGGGCAGCCTCGTTCTGGGCTATGCCTCTGACCATTACGGGAAGCGTAAAATCTTTATTACCGCCCCATTTCTTGTGGTTTGCCTCGTCTGGTTTTTCCTGGCGTTTGGTGGAGCGGACGCATCACTGGCTGCAGGCGTTACATTGTTGGGCGTTGCGGGCTTTTTTTCCGGAGCTTTTTCAGTCATGATGACTTTATGCAAAGAGGTGTCGCCTAGAGAATTAACAGGAACGTCCATAGCCATGCTGAACACGTTCGGATTTCTGGGCATTGCCATCTCCACACCTCTTTACGGCAAGCTGGTAGAAATATATTCGGTTGAGACGTCCAACCACCACGCGGCGCTTTTACTGCTTGCGGGAATGAATCTTGCGGGCTGCGTCTGCAGCTTCTTTTTTAGGGAAAGTGGGGGGGAAAATCTGCAGTAA